From bacterium, one genomic window encodes:
- the rsmD gene encoding 16S rRNA (guanine(966)-N(2))-methyltransferase RsmD: MPRITSGEFGGRILRYPEGERFRPTMDKVKEALFSIIGEDIVDARVLDLYSAAGALGLEALSRGARQVVFVEQNPGVCRLLEGNIQMLGVEEQTIVVKQDVRTYLRQSKFFATHVFCDPPYRSGLASETIGLLAVNPGIMEETLIVVEHAADQELSVPERLELEDSREYGDTKLSFLRRRR, translated from the coding sequence ATGCCGAGAATAACATCAGGCGAGTTCGGGGGCAGGATTCTTAGATATCCGGAAGGCGAAAGGTTCCGTCCGACAATGGACAAGGTCAAGGAGGCATTATTCTCGATAATCGGAGAGGACATAGTTGACGCGCGGGTTTTAGATCTCTACTCGGCGGCAGGCGCGTTAGGGCTTGAGGCGCTTTCGAGAGGCGCGCGTCAGGTCGTGTTCGTTGAGCAGAATCCGGGCGTGTGCAGGCTGCTCGAAGGAAACATCCAGATGCTCGGCGTAGAAGAGCAGACCATCGTGGTCAAGCAGGATGTGCGTACTTATCTCAGACAATCCAAGTTCTTCGCGACGCACGTTTTCTGCGATCCTCCCTACCGCTCAGGTCTTGCCTCGGAGACCATCGGACTCCTCGCCGTAAATCCCGGGATAATGGAAGAGACTCTGATTGTCGTCGAGCATGCCGCAGACCAGGAGCTTTCCGTTCCGGAAAGACTCGAACTGGAGGACTCCAGGGAGTACGGAGATACCAAACTGAGTTTTTTGAGAAGGCGCAGATGA
- a CDS encoding MarR family transcriptional regulator: MGHSVDEQVKRLEDLGPVLLRGLQLIGSSTPFGSELSFSQYYILQTLLDKEAMQMNELALALGVSKANITGLVDRMVRARLLERMRSDEDRRVVFVTLSPKGRRVAQRLQNAQRRDWKRIMETLPVQNLEIFMDSLEQLSKALAERPREKVIADVD; the protein is encoded by the coding sequence ATGGGACATTCGGTTGATGAGCAAGTAAAGAGACTTGAAGATCTCGGACCGGTGCTTTTGCGCGGTCTTCAGCTTATCGGTTCTTCTACACCCTTCGGGAGCGAACTTTCATTCTCGCAGTATTACATTCTTCAGACGCTCCTGGACAAGGAAGCGATGCAGATGAACGAGCTTGCCCTGGCGCTCGGCGTTTCAAAAGCCAACATTACAGGACTCGTGGACCGCATGGTGCGCGCCCGTCTGCTTGAGAGGATGCGCTCGGATGAGGACCGCCGAGTAGTTTTTGTTACCCTTTCGCCTAAGGGCCGGCGCGTGGCGCAAAGACTGCAAAACGCACAGCGCCGCGACTGGAAAAGAATAATGGAAACACTGCCAGTTCAAAATCTCGAGATTTTCATGGACTCCCTTGAACAGCTTTCAAAAGCGCTTGCCGAACGACCCAGAGAGAAAGTGATAGCAGACGTAGACTGA
- the coaD gene encoding pantetheine-phosphate adenylyltransferase: MRIAVYPGTFDPVTNGHLDVMMRALSLSDRLIIGVADRAEKNPLFSATERAELIRDVLKNEPRVEVATFSGLLIEFARSKDAAFIIRGLRAVSDFDYELQLALANRKLAPQIETVFLMPAESYIFISSSIVKEIARFGGDVSELCPASVEEALKLKFSTP, translated from the coding sequence ATGAGGATAGCCGTTTACCCCGGCACGTTCGATCCCGTAACCAACGGTCACCTCGACGTTATGATGCGGGCGCTTTCGCTCTCCGATAGGCTTATTATAGGCGTTGCGGACAGAGCCGAGAAAAATCCTCTCTTCTCGGCAACCGAGCGCGCCGAACTTATTCGGGACGTACTCAAGAACGAACCCAGGGTGGAAGTGGCGACCTTCAGCGGTCTTTTGATTGAATTCGCAAGGTCAAAGGACGCCGCGTTCATAATAAGGGGCCTGAGGGCGGTTTCTGATTTCGACTACGAACTTCAGCTCGCGCTCGCCAACCGGAAACTTGCGCCTCAGATTGAGACCGTATTCCTTATGCCTGCCGAGAGCTACATCTTCATCTCAAGCTCCATCGTAAAGGAAATAGCCCGCTTCGGCGGCGACGTATCCGAGCTTTGTCCTGCCTCGGTCGAGGAAGCGCTGAAACTAAAGTTCTCAACCCCGTAA
- a CDS encoding carboxypeptidase regulatory-like domain-containing protein, whose product MKKLILLSVIIAGFFSFDCERTIEIKGIVKDASSGYPIAGARVLHEAIDTVVVTDSSGRFELPPAPARPAEILFNAPNHEPLELEFKPKGVKSVFELEVEMDPRPLEVIY is encoded by the coding sequence ATGAAGAAGTTAATTTTGTTATCCGTAATTATCGCGGGCTTTTTTTCATTTGACTGCGAAAGAACGATTGAGATTAAAGGCATAGTGAAAGATGCATCCTCAGGCTATCCTATTGCAGGAGCAAGGGTCTTGCATGAAGCTATAGATACCGTTGTGGTAACGGATTCTTCAGGCAGATTCGAGCTTCCGCCCGCGCCTGCCCGGCCTGCCGAGATTCTCTTTAATGCACCCAATCATGAACCGCTGGAGCTTGAATTCAAGCCGAAAGGTGTAAAGAGCGTTTTCGAGCTCGAGGTGGAGATGGATCCAAGACCTTTAGAAGTCATTTACTAG
- a CDS encoding glycerophosphodiester phosphodiesterase: MNPFLFLMISIGGVNPFKDSNQLLIFAHRAGAQVVPENTIEGWKESKSLYNPDVWELDVHLTADDSLVVLHDETVDRTTNGSGNIREMTFDELRKLDAGFWFTPDSGLTFPWRNKGVRIPTMAEVFDSFPDDLFNIEIKDSLIWEADILVSLVKIEQMEEQVMIASVYTPVLERVRKLDSKIATSGSESEIKPLVLWGKVGLGSLVKTPMDAVQVPEYSGSIRVVTPNFVKLCHKKGLKVHVWTVNESDDMERLIKLGVDGIISDRPDVADRVAKTLGLRKFTKP; the protein is encoded by the coding sequence TTGAACCCGTTCTTGTTTTTGATGATAAGCATTGGAGGGGTAAATCCATTCAAAGATTCCAATCAACTACTTATCTTTGCTCACAGGGCGGGCGCTCAGGTAGTCCCCGAGAACACCATAGAAGGCTGGAAGGAATCAAAATCTCTGTATAATCCTGACGTATGGGAGCTTGACGTGCATCTTACCGCTGACGACAGTCTCGTAGTTCTGCACGACGAAACCGTTGACAGGACGACCAACGGATCGGGTAATATCCGGGAGATGACTTTTGATGAACTGCGTAAGCTGGACGCCGGTTTCTGGTTTACTCCCGACTCGGGGCTCACTTTCCCGTGGAGAAACAAAGGGGTAAGGATTCCAACGATGGCCGAGGTTTTTGACTCCTTTCCCGACGACCTTTTCAATATAGAAATTAAAGACTCTCTCATCTGGGAAGCCGATATTCTCGTCTCTCTTGTCAAGATAGAGCAAATGGAAGAACAAGTGATGATAGCTTCTGTCTATACGCCAGTTCTCGAACGGGTCCGCAAACTTGATTCAAAAATTGCCACATCGGGTTCTGAATCGGAAATAAAACCGCTCGTTCTCTGGGGCAAGGTTGGACTCGGAAGCCTAGTAAAAACGCCAATGGACGCCGTTCAGGTTCCGGAATACTCAGGCTCAATCCGCGTCGTAACCCCCAATTTCGTCAAGCTCTGCCACAAAAAGGGACTCAAGGTTCATGTATGGACCGTCAACGAATCCGATGATATGGAAAGGCTCATCAAGCTTGGAGTGGATGGCATAATCTCCGACAGGCCGGACGTTGCGGACAGGGTAGCAAAAACGCTGGGGCTGAGGAAGTTCACAAAACCTTGA
- the gyrA gene encoding DNA gyrase subunit A produces the protein MNETRIQPVYIEDEVRQSFLDYAMSVIVSRALPDIRDGLKPVQRRILYAMKELGLDPAKPFRKCATVVGDVLGKYHPHGDMAVYDTLARMAQDFSLRYPLILGQGNFGSIDGDPPAAYRYTESKLQQLTMSMLDDLDKETVGFIPNFDNSRQEPEVLPAAFPQLLMNGASGIAVGMATSIPPHNFSEIADATVALIRKPELSDDELCELVKGPDFPTGGLILGKDGIKEAYKTGKGRVTVRGKVRFEEPKPGREAIVITEIPYQLNKAQLIERIIELVKTKKLTDVADLRDESDREGIRIVIELKRGANREVLLNRLYQHTPLQSTFSIILLTITNMTPRVYPLKKLLEEFIEFRYDVVKKRTEFELRKAQERAHILEGLRKALDHIDEIVQIIKASPDSKEAKTNLMKRFDFSDVQAQAILDMRLARLTGLEREKLEEEYRELIKEIERLKTILASRAGVMGVIEKEISELRRRFGDERRTEIRDEKPEEITLEDLISEEDVTIILTHQGYIKRMPVSGYRKQGRGGAGRGTIDLGKEDMVASILTGSTHDSILFFSNLGKAYLLKAYEVPEGSFEARGKPVYQLFNLSDGERITRLLRVKEFSENLHVVLVTEQGVIKRSSLTMFENTRRSGIVAITLNEGDKLQYALLADDSVELCLFSAKGQAVRFPVKLVRPMGRAAAGVRGIKLAASDRVVSSTTVLGDCSLLFVTSKGYGKRLSFDELPSFANRGGKGVRVIALSERSGPLVDAVLVRDKDQAIIVTKQGTGIRIKVKDVKFQKRPSLGVRLISIKESDEAREIAVVPEEEE, from the coding sequence ATGAATGAGACTCGCATACAGCCTGTTTACATTGAAGACGAAGTAAGACAATCCTTTCTTGATTACGCCATGAGCGTGATAGTCAGCCGCGCCCTGCCCGATATAAGGGACGGACTCAAGCCAGTGCAGCGCCGGATTCTCTATGCCATGAAGGAGCTTGGGCTTGATCCGGCCAAACCCTTCCGAAAGTGCGCGACCGTGGTCGGCGACGTTTTAGGCAAGTATCACCCGCACGGCGACATGGCGGTTTACGACACACTTGCCCGCATGGCGCAGGATTTCAGTCTGCGCTACCCCTTGATCTTAGGTCAGGGTAATTTCGGCTCAATTGACGGCGACCCGCCTGCCGCATACCGATACACCGAATCAAAGCTCCAGCAGTTGACTATGAGCATGCTGGACGATCTTGATAAGGAAACGGTCGGGTTTATCCCGAACTTCGACAACTCACGCCAGGAGCCTGAGGTGCTCCCGGCGGCATTCCCTCAGCTTCTCATGAACGGCGCATCCGGCATCGCGGTCGGCATGGCAACGTCGATACCGCCTCACAACTTTTCAGAGATTGCAGACGCCACCGTTGCATTAATCCGTAAGCCGGAACTCTCGGATGACGAACTGTGCGAGCTCGTAAAAGGCCCCGATTTCCCTACGGGCGGCCTGATACTCGGTAAGGATGGAATAAAGGAGGCATACAAAACAGGCAAGGGCAGGGTTACAGTCCGCGGAAAGGTCCGCTTCGAGGAGCCCAAACCTGGAAGGGAAGCGATAGTCATAACGGAGATTCCATATCAGCTTAATAAGGCTCAGCTAATAGAGCGCATTATAGAGCTCGTCAAAACCAAAAAGCTGACAGATGTTGCCGACTTGAGGGACGAATCTGACAGAGAAGGAATAAGGATAGTCATTGAACTGAAACGCGGCGCGAACCGCGAGGTTCTGTTGAACAGACTTTATCAGCACACGCCTCTGCAATCGACGTTCTCTATAATACTCCTTACCATTACCAATATGACGCCCCGGGTATACCCCTTAAAGAAGCTTCTTGAGGAGTTCATTGAATTCCGCTACGATGTCGTGAAAAAACGCACCGAGTTCGAGCTTCGCAAAGCACAGGAACGCGCGCACATACTCGAGGGCCTCAGGAAGGCGCTCGACCACATCGACGAGATTGTTCAGATAATCAAGGCCTCGCCCGACTCGAAGGAAGCCAAAACCAACCTCATGAAGCGGTTTGACTTCTCCGACGTTCAGGCTCAGGCCATACTAGACATGCGTCTTGCAAGGCTTACAGGCCTTGAACGGGAGAAGCTTGAGGAGGAGTACCGCGAGCTCATAAAAGAGATTGAAAGACTCAAGACAATACTCGCATCACGCGCAGGCGTGATGGGCGTCATCGAGAAGGAAATTTCTGAACTCAGACGCCGCTTCGGAGATGAGCGCCGCACTGAGATACGCGACGAGAAGCCCGAAGAGATTACGCTTGAGGATCTTATCTCGGAGGAGGACGTTACTATAATACTGACTCACCAGGGATACATAAAGCGCATGCCTGTATCAGGCTACCGCAAGCAGGGTCGCGGGGGCGCAGGCAGGGGCACAATCGATCTCGGGAAGGAGGATATGGTCGCATCCATACTGACCGGCTCGACACACGACTCTATTCTCTTCTTCTCCAATCTGGGCAAGGCATATCTCTTGAAGGCTTACGAGGTTCCGGAAGGCTCTTTCGAGGCACGAGGCAAGCCCGTCTACCAGCTATTTAATCTTTCCGATGGTGAGCGTATAACTAGGCTCCTAAGAGTAAAGGAATTCTCGGAAAATCTGCACGTCGTGCTCGTGACAGAGCAGGGAGTAATAAAGCGCTCGTCCCTTACGATGTTTGAAAACACGAGACGCTCTGGAATAGTAGCTATAACCCTCAACGAAGGCGACAAGCTCCAGTATGCGCTTCTTGCCGACGATTCGGTCGAACTCTGTCTATTCTCCGCGAAAGGCCAGGCCGTGCGATTCCCTGTCAAGCTCGTGAGGCCGATGGGACGCGCAGCGGCAGGAGTAAGGGGAATCAAGCTTGCCGCCTCGGACAGGGTGGTATCCTCGACAACGGTCCTTGGCGATTGTTCGCTTCTGTTCGTAACGAGCAAGGGATACGGCAAGCGTTTGTCATTCGATGAGCTGCCCAGCTTCGCCAACCGCGGCGGCAAGGGCGTACGCGTGATAGCGCTAAGTGAGCGCTCGGGTCCTCTTGTGGATGCAGTCCTCGTGCGAGATAAGGACCAGGCGATAATAGTTACAAAGCAGGGCACAGGCATACGAATAAAGGTAAAAGACGTAAAGTTCCAGAAAAGGCCGAGCCTTGGAGTTCGGCTCATATCAATAAAGGAATCCGACGAAGCTCGAGAGATAGCGGTAGTCCCGGAAGAGGAGGAATAG
- a CDS encoding cytidine deaminase: protein MGEAAANIVHKRLPWDSYFMKIAELVSERSTCLRRKVGAVIVRDRHILATGYNGAPKGLSHCLEVGCLREELGIPSGERVEICRGIHAEQNALVQAARFGIGLEGGTLYCNTQPCVTCSKLLINAGIVRIVFLEPYADKLGEEMLSRSGVDFERLKYEEEKCRE from the coding sequence ATGGGCGAAGCGGCGGCAAATATCGTTCATAAGAGGCTTCCATGGGATTCTTATTTCATGAAGATTGCGGAGCTGGTATCCGAGCGTTCTACCTGCTTGAGAAGGAAAGTCGGCGCCGTTATTGTAAGGGACAGACACATACTTGCGACCGGATACAACGGCGCTCCAAAGGGTCTTTCCCACTGCCTTGAAGTCGGCTGCCTGCGCGAGGAGCTTGGAATTCCTTCGGGCGAGCGGGTAGAGATATGCCGCGGAATTCACGCGGAGCAGAACGCGCTGGTTCAGGCTGCAAGGTTCGGCATAGGGCTCGAAGGCGGAACGCTCTACTGCAACACCCAGCCTTGCGTAACGTGCTCAAAGCTTCTCATAAACGCAGGGATTGTCCGGATTGTTTTTCTGGAGCCCTACGCCGACAAGCTTGGCGAAGAGATGCTTTCAAGAAGCGGAGTTGATTTTGAAAGGCTCAAGTATGAGGAGGAGAAATGCCGAGAATAA
- the argS gene encoding arginine--tRNA ligase: MKYVLERLFDEVEALAAKEFGDAHPEIRRPPKESQAIYAIPCFRHAKTGGASPVKLAEELAAHWNAELATDSILERFQAERGYVNVFAKTSFLLEEVIGDLNRSGANYGRHPDKHKKVVVDYCSPNIAKPLTVGHLRSTIIGQSLINILRASGFETIGINFLSDWGTQFGKLLYAFSQWGDEESFIKEPVRHLVDLYVRFHKETESNPALEDEARASFMRLENGESAERELWKRFREASLKDFEGTVARLGVHFDNNWFESEFEAKAHDLIDSLLREGIAERSEGAVIVRTGEDDSVPPLVARKSDGTTLYASRDLASALVRIERWKPAKLLYVVATEQNLHFSNLAKVLSTMGYPDCLEHIRFGMVSLPSGKMSTREGRVVYLDELLDEAERRAEEIIKEKNPEMTEGDRKEVARKVGIGAVVYADLSQDRIKDIVFDWQKMLSFEGNSAPYLQYAAVRCKKIMQKAEPVEREPLKNLNRGDIAHLVNGLMDEESKELLLHLGRFPHAITEAAERYSPHVLAGYLYDLATSFSRFYTNLQVLKSDTETRKARLLLVKATGDILEQGLKLLGIETPDEM, translated from the coding sequence TTGAAGTACGTATTGGAAAGGCTTTTCGATGAGGTTGAAGCCCTTGCGGCAAAGGAGTTTGGCGACGCTCATCCGGAGATACGCAGACCGCCCAAGGAATCTCAGGCAATTTATGCAATCCCTTGTTTTAGACACGCTAAGACAGGAGGCGCTAGCCCTGTAAAGCTTGCCGAGGAACTGGCGGCGCATTGGAATGCTGAATTAGCTACGGATTCAATCCTGGAAAGGTTTCAGGCGGAGCGCGGCTACGTAAACGTATTCGCTAAGACCTCATTTCTCCTCGAGGAGGTAATCGGAGACTTGAACCGTTCAGGCGCAAACTACGGAAGACACCCGGATAAGCATAAGAAGGTGGTGGTCGACTACTGCTCTCCCAATATAGCAAAACCATTGACCGTCGGTCATCTGCGCTCTACTATTATCGGACAATCACTTATAAACATTTTGAGAGCTTCTGGATTCGAGACGATTGGCATAAACTTCCTTTCCGACTGGGGAACCCAGTTCGGAAAGCTTCTTTACGCCTTTAGCCAATGGGGAGACGAAGAGTCATTCATTAAAGAACCGGTGAGACATCTTGTTGATCTATATGTCCGCTTCCACAAGGAGACGGAATCGAATCCTGCCTTAGAAGATGAGGCAAGGGCATCCTTCATGCGCCTCGAAAATGGCGAAAGCGCCGAACGTGAACTCTGGAAAAGATTCCGCGAGGCAAGCCTTAAGGACTTTGAAGGAACCGTGGCGAGACTTGGAGTTCATTTCGACAACAACTGGTTCGAGAGCGAGTTTGAGGCAAAAGCTCACGACCTGATAGATAGTTTATTGAGAGAAGGGATAGCCGAGCGTTCGGAAGGAGCCGTTATCGTAAGGACGGGTGAGGATGATAGTGTTCCACCACTCGTGGCGCGGAAATCGGACGGAACCACGCTCTACGCATCAAGAGACCTGGCGTCAGCGCTTGTAAGAATAGAGCGCTGGAAACCTGCAAAGCTCCTCTATGTTGTTGCAACCGAGCAAAATCTTCACTTCTCCAATCTTGCAAAGGTTCTTAGTACGATGGGGTATCCGGATTGCCTTGAGCACATACGCTTCGGGATGGTCTCGCTTCCTTCAGGCAAGATGTCGACAAGGGAGGGCAGGGTGGTCTATCTCGACGAGCTTCTGGATGAGGCCGAGCGAAGGGCGGAAGAGATTATTAAGGAAAAGAATCCGGAGATGACCGAGGGGGATAGAAAGGAGGTGGCACGGAAGGTAGGTATAGGAGCCGTCGTCTACGCGGATCTTTCGCAGGACAGGATTAAGGATATAGTCTTCGACTGGCAGAAGATGCTCTCTTTTGAAGGCAACTCGGCGCCATATCTGCAGTATGCGGCAGTTCGCTGCAAAAAAATAATGCAGAAGGCAGAGCCGGTTGAGAGGGAACCCCTCAAGAATCTGAATAGAGGGGACATCGCCCATCTCGTTAATGGCCTGATGGATGAGGAGAGTAAAGAACTTCTTCTGCATCTTGGCCGCTTCCCGCATGCGATTACTGAGGCGGCTGAGCGTTATTCACCACATGTGCTCGCAGGGTATCTCTACGACCTCGCCACGTCCTTCAGCAGATTCTACACGAATCTGCAGGTGCTGAAGTCAGATACAGAAACCAGAAAGGCGCGACTTCTCCTTGTTAAGGCAACAGGTGATATTCTTGAGCAAGGATTAAAGCTTTTGGGAATAGAAACTCCCGATGAAATGTAG
- a CDS encoding carbon-nitrogen hydrolase family protein, with amino-acid sequence MKAALISNHATADFSANERRMVQLAESAVSMGARFLVFPEAAATGLRDTGDPERDYMLAEVLGSSRNKKWQEFAERNRVWFAAGLLERFQRMIFDSYVIFDPSGRLALHYRRIDPGWRRPSDDQGIYCVGERVEIIQTPFGRAGVLVCGDLWDDLIVQRMKSLKPDYILFPFLRALNPENDWPVEFREYCERFRMLGGRTLAVNLYEGEEQEDSFGGAWFVERDGNIISNLREGREGILIVDTSN; translated from the coding sequence GTGAAAGCCGCCCTCATCTCGAATCATGCAACCGCCGACTTCAGTGCAAACGAGAGAAGGATGGTGCAACTTGCCGAGAGCGCCGTTTCAATGGGCGCTCGATTTCTCGTGTTTCCCGAAGCCGCCGCAACCGGACTCAGGGATACCGGAGACCCGGAGCGCGATTATATGCTGGCTGAAGTGCTCGGTTCTTCGAGGAACAAAAAATGGCAGGAGTTCGCGGAGAGAAACCGGGTGTGGTTTGCTGCAGGGCTGCTTGAGAGGTTCCAGCGCATGATTTTCGACTCCTACGTTATCTTCGACCCTTCGGGCAGACTGGCTCTGCACTACCGGAGAATCGACCCAGGCTGGCGCCGGCCTAGCGATGATCAAGGAATCTACTGCGTAGGGGAGCGAGTGGAGATTATACAAACCCCTTTTGGAAGAGCAGGCGTGCTCGTTTGCGGTGACCTCTGGGATGATTTGATTGTGCAAAGGATGAAATCGCTGAAGCCCGATTACATTCTCTTTCCCTTCCTGCGGGCGTTGAATCCTGAGAATGATTGGCCAGTTGAGTTTCGTGAGTATTGTGAGAGATTCAGGATGCTGGGAGGACGTACGCTTGCGGTAAATTTATACGAGGGTGAAGAACAGGAAGATTCCTTTGGCGGTGCATGGTTCGTGGAAAGGGACGGAAACATTATTTCCAATTTACGAGAAGGGAGGGAGGGGATCCTTATTGTTGACACGAGCAACTGA
- a CDS encoding thymidine phosphorylase has product MPVSAYDFIRKKRIGNTFSSDEVKEFVEGYLEGTVADYQMSAWLMAVNFNGLSDEELFAYTEALIESGERFDLSGIRGIKVDKHSTGGVGDKVSLVLAPLAASCGLVVPMVSGRGLGHTGGTLDKLASIPGFRTFLSEDEFKRLLEDVGAAMMGQTGELCPADARIYALRDVTATVESIPLIAASISSKKIAEGSQGLALDVKVGNGAFMKTKEEGKKLAGTIIGVTARFGVRTNALLTNMDEPTGKAVGNALEVREAIDCLKGGGPADLRTLALELCSKMLCLSGVEESRARENAVSNLDSGKALDKFREIVRGQGGDERIAEDYSILPQAEARVEARALDNGVLTEIDTYRIGMLAVELGAGRRRKEDAVDPAVGFVIEKKLGDAVKKGDLLATVHANDSKKGETVAEKLEGCFRMGDKTSSDSRLIIERIE; this is encoded by the coding sequence ATGCCTGTTTCTGCCTACGATTTCATCAGGAAAAAACGCATAGGCAATACATTTTCTTCAGACGAGGTTAAGGAATTCGTCGAGGGTTACCTTGAAGGAACCGTCGCCGACTACCAGATGTCGGCATGGTTGATGGCGGTGAATTTCAACGGACTCTCCGACGAAGAGCTTTTTGCTTACACCGAAGCCTTGATTGAATCAGGCGAGAGATTTGATCTATCGGGGATTAGGGGAATCAAGGTGGATAAACACTCGACCGGCGGTGTGGGAGATAAGGTTTCGCTCGTTCTGGCGCCGCTTGCAGCTTCATGCGGGCTTGTCGTGCCGATGGTTTCGGGCAGAGGTCTTGGTCATACCGGCGGGACATTGGATAAACTCGCGTCGATTCCCGGTTTCAGAACCTTTCTATCCGAGGATGAGTTCAAGAGACTGCTGGAGGATGTCGGTGCAGCAATGATGGGACAGACTGGAGAGCTTTGTCCTGCGGACGCTAGGATATATGCGCTGAGGGACGTAACAGCCACGGTGGAATCAATACCTTTGATTGCAGCATCGATATCCTCAAAGAAGATAGCTGAGGGGTCCCAGGGTTTGGCGCTTGACGTCAAGGTGGGCAACGGCGCTTTCATGAAAACGAAGGAGGAGGGGAAGAAGCTTGCAGGCACGATTATTGGCGTTACCGCAAGATTCGGCGTGCGAACGAACGCTCTCTTGACAAATATGGATGAGCCGACCGGAAAGGCGGTGGGCAACGCTCTTGAGGTTCGTGAGGCGATTGACTGTCTCAAGGGAGGAGGTCCGGCGGATTTGAGGACGCTAGCCCTGGAGCTTTGTTCAAAGATGCTTTGCCTGTCGGGCGTTGAGGAGAGCAGGGCTAGAGAGAATGCGGTCTCGAATCTGGACTCGGGCAAGGCGCTCGACAAGTTTCGCGAGATTGTACGCGGACAAGGAGGAGATGAGAGGATTGCCGAAGATTATTCGATTCTGCCTCAGGCGGAGGCGAGAGTCGAGGCAAGAGCTTTAGATAACGGTGTCCTGACGGAGATTGATACCTACAGAATAGGCATGCTGGCCGTCGAGCTGGGCGCAGGCAGGAGGAGGAAGGAGGATGCGGTTGATCCGGCAGTAGGTTTCGTAATCGAAAAGAAGCTGGGCGATGCAGTGAAGAAAGGCGACCTGCTTGCGACCGTTCACGCAAATGACAGCAAGAAGGGTGAGACGGTTGCAGAGAAGCTAGAGGGATGTTTCAGAATGGGCGATAAGACATCGAGTGATTCCAGATTGATAATCGAAAGAATCGAGTAG